The Mesorhizobium sp. AR02 genomic interval TTATGAGCCTGTCTATGCGACCGCGGCAGAAAATGCCGACTCCGGCGCGCTTCAGGACAGGTCGTTGGGCGCGTCGTAGGTGATGCTGAAAATATCGGCGGGGTGGCGGGCAACGGAGAATTCGATGCTGCGCTGGTCCGCCGACTGATAGAGCATTTCAACTGTCAGCACCGGACTGCCGAGTGTGATGCCGAGGTCGGCGGCAACAGCCTCGTCGGCGATCTCGGCGCGCACTGTGACATGCGCCACGTCGAGCCGCAGGCCGAGATGTTTCTGCACCGAGCGAAAGATCAGCACGTCGGAAAAGTCTTCCCGCTTCAGGCGCGCGCCGATGTCGGGCGGGAAATAGGTGGTGATCTGCGCCTTCCTCTGCTCGCCGATCGACAGCACGCTGCGCAGGCAATAGCCGGCCTCGTCCTTGCCCATGCCGAAATGGCGCTGGAGCACGGGCGAAACCTCCTTGCGATAGGATTTCACCGTCAGTTCAGCGTCCTTGGTGAAGGCCGCCATGTCGGCGAAATTCTTGAACTTCCAGCTCAGATTGACCGACGGGCTGCGCGCCGCGACCACGGCCGGCTTGGCCGAGCGCTTCCGGATCAGGCCATCGGCCTCGAGGTCGCGCAGCGCCTGGCGAACCGTGATCAGGCTGACGCCGAAATGCTCGGCAATGGTCGCTTCCTTCGGCAGCTCGCCGCCGACGGGGAAGGTGCCGTTGCCGATCGGCTCGCGCAATATATCGGCGAGCTGGCGATAGAGCGGGCCGTTGGCGCGGCCAAGTGTACGCCTGGGAAGACTGTCGATGGTGGGATGGTCCATGTGCCTCTTCGCGCCTGTGTCGAAGCTTTTATAATAGCTTCCTGCGCCCGAGGCTAGGCAAGGCCGTTGACGATCAACCGTCTCAGATAAAGAGCCGAAGCGGGTGCTCGATCGCCGATTTCAGGGCGGCGAGCCACGCGGCAGCGGTGGCCTCATCAACGCTTGCCGCATCCACCGTCAGCAGGCATTCGGCATGGTCGCCCGGCATATTGAGCGAGACGGTGAGGCGCATGGCGCGGCCGGCAAGGAGCGGCATCATCACCGGCCGGACGTCGCTCGCCGACAGCAGCCGCAGGGACAGGTCCGCCGGGGTTTCCGTCTCATCACGGCTGTCGACCAATGCCGCAAGCCGCATTGCGCGCAGCGATGTCAGGGACATTTCCGGGATCATGGCGAACACGGTTTGCCGGCTCGCCAGCTCCAGCGCCACGGAAGCGCCACCAACCTTGGCGGCGTCCGGTATCTCGGCAAATGCTCGACCGGCAGCGCGCAGCAGCACGTCGTCGATGGCGAACACATTTCCCGAACTCTGAAGCGCCGCCAGCAGGTCTTGCAGCGCGCCGAGAGCAACGGACGTCGTAAAGGCGGCGATCCGGAACGCAACGATGGAAGGCGCCGCCGCATGGGCGACGACATCAGACGCAAGGACCAGCGCGACGACTGGAATGAAGGCATGCACATCGGCGGCCAGGATGCGCCCACCAGGGCCGCTGCCGCGAAGCGCCTCGAGCGGCAGCGAACGCTCGCGCGCCAGGCGGCGGGCATAAGGGGAAACCGCAAGACGCCTTGTCTGTGCAATGGCTGCATTCATTTCAGGAACTCTGAATTCACGCAGTTGGTGAGCCTGCCCTCGGCGAGGTAGGCGTGCACGACCTCGATCGATTTCAACCGGAGGTCGCGCATCGATGCCGGGCTGTAGAAGGCGGCGTGCGGGGTAACGATCAGGCGATTGGCGATCCACGGCTCCCGAGCGCGCCATGCCGCCAGCAGCGGATGGTCGAGATCGTTGGGCTCGTTCGGCAGCACATCCAGTCCGGCGCCGGCGACCGTGCCCCTGCGCATAGCCGCCTCCAGTGCGTCGAGATCGACGATCGGACCACGCGCGGTGTTGACCAGCACAATACCAGGTTTGGCGGCGGCGAAGGCGGCCGCGCCGAGCAAGTTGCGGGTTTCTTCGCTCAGCGGCGTGTGGACGCTGACCACGTCAGCCCGCCCCATCAACTCGGCCAGCGAATGGACACGCTCGTAGCCGGTCGACAAATCGACGCCGGTCAGAAGATGTGGGTCGTAAAACACCACCTTCATGTCGAAGGCAGCGGCACGACGCGCGGTGGCCAGCCCAATGCGGCCGAGGCCGACAATGCCGAAGGTGGCGCCCTTGTGCCTGCGCACCAACGGCGCTTTCGAAAAATGCCAGCCTTCGGCGCCGTGGCCGGAAAGTTCCGCGCCATAGGCCGAGGTGCCGCGCGTCAGCGCCAGCATCAGGCCGATGGCGTGGTCGGCGACCTCGGTGGTGCCGTAGTCCGGCACATTGCAGGCCGGAATTTTCCGCGCGCCCCAGCCTGCCGTGTCGATATTGTCGAAGCCGACGCCGGAGCGCACGGCGATCCTGGCCTTTGGAAAGGCCGATGGAGCCGCCGCGACATTGTGGGTCGGCGAATAATTGATGACGGCATCGACCGTCTCACAGATGGTCGGATCGAGTGCTGCGGCCTTATCATTGGTCGAGCGGGCGAGGATGAACTCGATGTCAGGATAATGCTGCCGCTCGAGTTCGGCCTCGTCGGCGGCTTGCCAGTTGGCGCACAGGATCTTCATGCTGGCCCTTCGAATTTCATGGGTACGGATGGTTACTTCCTGATGCCGCCGATGCGGCCGCCCATCGGCACCACTGCACCGACCGGCTGATCGATGGCGCTGAGTGTGCCGCTGATGGGCGCCTCGATCTCGACCACGGCCTTGTCGGTCTCGATCTCGGCAATCAGTTCACCTTCCTTCACCACATCGCCAACCGCCTTCAGCCATTTGATGACGGTGCCTTCGCTCACGGTGAGATCGCCAAACGGCATCGTTATCGGCTCGTCGTCGCCGGCAGTAGCCGGTGCGGCAACTGCTGGCACGGCGGGCTGCGGCTTCACCGGAGCAGGTACAGACTTAGCCGGCGCAGCACTTTTCAGACCGACCGTGTACCAGTGATCCGGCACCGGCGGCTTGCCGGCAATGACATCGCGAGCGCCTTGGACAATGCGGGCGGTGTCGACCAGCATGGCGCGCTCCAGCACTGGTGCGAAGGGATGCGAGGTCGGCGCGGTATGCAGCCTTCCGGGTGGGGCATCGAGCTCGTCAAAGGCGAGTTCGTTGATGGCTTGCGCGATCTCACCGCCAAGGCCGCACATCGCCCAGGCCTCGTCGACGATGAGCAGGCGATGGGTCTTCCGTACGCTGGCGACGATGGTGTCGATGTCGAGCGGCATGATCGTGCGTGGGTCGATCACCTCGGCTTCGACACCTTCGGCCGCCAGCGTCTCTGCAGCTTCCAGCACGCGTTGCACCATCTGGCCGGCGGCAACGACGGTGATGTCGGTGCCGGCCCGCGCAATACGGGCGACGCCGAACGGCACATAGTGCTCACCCACCGGCACCTCGCCCTTGGAGGCGAACAGCGCTTTGGGTTCCAGCATGATGACCGGATCGCCGGCCCTCAGCGCCGTCTTCATCAAGCCCTTGGCATCGGCCGGGGTCGAAGGCACGCAGACGATGAGGCCCGGCATGTGGGCAAAGACCGGGTGATAGATGCCGCTATGATGCGGGCCGGAGCTGCGCAGCGCGCCGGCGCCGACGCGCACCACCATCGGCGCGCTCATCAGGCCGCTGGTCATGTAGCGCAGCTTGGCCGCCTGTAAAAAGATCTGCCCGGCGGTTTCGAAAGCGAAGTCGGCGAACATCAAGTCCGAAACGGTGCGGGCGCCGGTGGCCGAGGCGCCAACGGCGGCAGCGGTAAAGCCTTGTTCGGAGATCGGCGTATCGACCATGCGTTCGGCACCGAATTCCTGCCAGAGATTTCTGGTGTGAGCAAAACTGCCGCCGCGTTCGCCGGTGCCCTCGCCGAAATAAAGGATCGCCGGATTGGCGCGCATCTCCTCGGCGATGCCATCGCGCACCGCTTCGAGCCAGCCTTGCGTGCGCGTCTCGCCGACGGCGCGCGGCTGCAAAGCGGCAGGCGGATTGATCGGATCGGCAAAGACATGCAGGCGCACCGTGGCCGGATCGGGCTCGGGCGAGTTGCGGGCGAAGGCCAGCGCGTCCTCGACCACCTTCTCGATGCGCGCCTCTATTGCCGCGAGCGCTTCGGCATCGGCGATGCCGTAGTCCTCGATCAGCTTCTTGCGGAACATGTCGATTGGATCGCGCTTGACCCAGGCGTCGAGTTCCTCTTGCGTCCGATACGTGCCGATGACCGGATCGCCTTCGTGGTGGCCGACCGTGCGATAGGTCTTGGCCTCGATCAGCGTCGGTCCCTTGCCGGAACGAGCGCGCTCGGTCGCTTCCTTCATGGCCAGCCACACGGCGAAGACGTCGTTGCCGTCGACCGCGACCCCAGGCATGCCGTAGGACGCGGCCTTGGTGGCGATCTCGGGGTTGAGCGTGATCGATTTGAGCGGTGTCGCGGTAGCGTAGAGGTTGTTCTCGCAGATGAACACCGCAGGCGCCCGCTGCACGGCGGCGAAGTTGAGCGCCTCGTGGAAGCCGCCATGGTTGGCAGCGCCATCGCCGAAGAAGGCGACGCCGATATCGTCGCGGCCCTGCTGGCGGGCGCTCATGCCGATGCCGACGGCATGGCCGATACCGGCGGCGACAATACCGTTGGTGCCGAACAGGCCGACCGAGCGGTCGTAGAGATGCATGGTGCCGCCGCGGCCGCCGCAAATGCCGTCAACTTTGCCGAACAGTTCAGCCATCACCCGGCCCGGATTGGCCCCCTTGGCCAGCGCATGGCCGTGGCCGCGATGGGTTGATGTCACCCAGTCGGTTGGCCTCAGATGCGCGCAGACGCCGACGCCGGTCGCCTCCTCGCCGATATAGAGATGCAGGAAGCCGGGCGTTTCGCCCTTGCGGCAGGCGATCTGGGCGATGCTTTCAAAGCGGCGCAACAGCACCATGCGCTCGAACAGAT includes:
- a CDS encoding C-terminal binding protein; this encodes MKILCANWQAADEAELERQHYPDIEFILARSTNDKAAALDPTICETVDAVINYSPTHNVAAAPSAFPKARIAVRSGVGFDNIDTAGWGARKIPACNVPDYGTTEVADHAIGLMLALTRGTSAYGAELSGHGAEGWHFSKAPLVRRHKGATFGIVGLGRIGLATARRAAAFDMKVVFYDPHLLTGVDLSTGYERVHSLAELMGRADVVSVHTPLSEETRNLLGAAAFAAAKPGIVLVNTARGPIVDLDALEAAMRRGTVAGAGLDVLPNEPNDLDHPLLAAWRAREPWIANRLIVTPHAAFYSPASMRDLRLKSIEVVHAYLAEGRLTNCVNSEFLK
- a CDS encoding GntR family transcriptional regulator; protein product: MDHPTIDSLPRRTLGRANGPLYRQLADILREPIGNGTFPVGGELPKEATIAEHFGVSLITVRQALRDLEADGLIRKRSAKPAVVAARSPSVNLSWKFKNFADMAAFTKDAELTVKSYRKEVSPVLQRHFGMGKDEAGYCLRSVLSIGEQRKAQITTYFPPDIGARLKREDFSDVLIFRSVQKHLGLRLDVAHVTVRAEIADEAVAADLGITLGSPVLTVEMLYQSADQRSIEFSVARHPADIFSITYDAPNDLS
- a CDS encoding thiamine pyrophosphate-dependent enzyme, which codes for MSAARTREESRGAPNLPDRKILLDLFERMVLLRRFESIAQIACRKGETPGFLHLYIGEEATGVGVCAHLRPTDWVTSTHRGHGHALAKGANPGRVMAELFGKVDGICGGRGGTMHLYDRSVGLFGTNGIVAAGIGHAVGIGMSARQQGRDDIGVAFFGDGAANHGGFHEALNFAAVQRAPAVFICENNLYATATPLKSITLNPEIATKAASYGMPGVAVDGNDVFAVWLAMKEATERARSGKGPTLIEAKTYRTVGHHEGDPVIGTYRTQEELDAWVKRDPIDMFRKKLIEDYGIADAEALAAIEARIEKVVEDALAFARNSPEPDPATVRLHVFADPINPPAALQPRAVGETRTQGWLEAVRDGIAEEMRANPAILYFGEGTGERGGSFAHTRNLWQEFGAERMVDTPISEQGFTAAAVGASATGARTVSDLMFADFAFETAGQIFLQAAKLRYMTSGLMSAPMVVRVGAGALRSSGPHHSGIYHPVFAHMPGLIVCVPSTPADAKGLMKTALRAGDPVIMLEPKALFASKGEVPVGEHYVPFGVARIARAGTDITVVAAGQMVQRVLEAAETLAAEGVEAEVIDPRTIMPLDIDTIVASVRKTHRLLIVDEAWAMCGLGGEIAQAINELAFDELDAPPGRLHTAPTSHPFAPVLERAMLVDTARIVQGARDVIAGKPPVPDHWYTVGLKSAAPAKSVPAPVKPQPAVPAVAAPATAGDDEPITMPFGDLTVSEGTVIKWLKAVGDVVKEGELIAEIETDKAVVEIEAPISGTLSAIDQPVGAVVPMGGRIGGIRK
- a CDS encoding E3 binding domain-containing protein — protein: MNAAIAQTRRLAVSPYARRLARERSLPLEALRGSGPGGRILAADVHAFIPVVALVLASDVVAHAAAPSIVAFRIAAFTTSVALGALQDLLAALQSSGNVFAIDDVLLRAAGRAFAEIPDAAKVGGASVALELASRQTVFAMIPEMSLTSLRAMRLAALVDSRDETETPADLSLRLLSASDVRPVMMPLLAGRAMRLTVSLNMPGDHAECLLTVDAASVDEATAAAWLAALKSAIEHPLRLFI